The following proteins come from a genomic window of Streptomyces sp. GS7:
- a CDS encoding helix-turn-helix domain-containing protein yields MTEKDWRGRLAERVADAVRRYRKERGMSAQALADACAEIGYEIPRTVIANLENGRRASVEIADLLVLAKALKVPPIALLMPVGVAGSIEVLPGQEVSVWDAVTWFTAEVPLSEEPPEGTIEAKLYEFRLHAQVLSAARKAVEFADGTRRTLSMVRDPEQRAINVEMQEKLDDYARHQLTDLRAQRNAMRKEGLVPPALPEDLAYVDFHVDEKGDIYPLV; encoded by the coding sequence ATGACGGAGAAGGACTGGCGAGGACGGCTGGCTGAGCGAGTGGCGGATGCCGTGCGTCGCTACCGCAAGGAACGGGGGATGAGCGCTCAGGCACTCGCTGACGCGTGCGCCGAGATCGGCTACGAGATCCCGCGTACCGTGATCGCCAACCTGGAGAACGGTCGGCGCGCGAGCGTGGAGATCGCCGATCTGCTCGTACTCGCCAAGGCGCTGAAGGTGCCCCCGATCGCGCTGCTGATGCCGGTCGGTGTCGCCGGCAGCATCGAGGTGCTCCCCGGCCAGGAAGTGTCGGTCTGGGATGCGGTGACGTGGTTCACCGCGGAGGTCCCGCTCAGTGAGGAGCCGCCGGAGGGCACCATCGAGGCGAAGCTCTACGAGTTCCGCCTCCACGCACAGGTGCTCAGCGCGGCGCGGAAGGCGGTCGAATTCGCAGACGGCACCCGTCGCACCCTCAGCATGGTCCGTGATCCGGAGCAGCGGGCTATCAACGTCGAGATGCAGGAGAAGCTGGACGACTACGCCCGGCACCAACTCACGGACCTTCGGGCCCAACGCAACGCCATGCGTAAAGAGGGTCTCGTGCCCCCAGCCCTCCCCGAGGATCTGGCCTACGTTGACTTCCACGTCGACGAAAAGGGAGACATCTACCCCTTGGTCTAA
- a CDS encoding class I SAM-dependent methyltransferase has product MSYFGLPSVDLLGEQIDALLSDPSTTHGLARALRHTAKEIELHRYHHASQRAWPDGRINRKPSKVQIGGGTHRIEGFFNIDAVPPADLLWDVREGIPLNDDTVELIFSEHFLEHIDYPRSAKNYVREAHHALTPGGKIITGVPDAAFALSQYPGPLNPADEMLERWYAKRNCRNDINTRLDLVNLVFRDQDDDPKYTPHLWAYDYEKLVQLFTEAGFTTVEPWTFDPTIANPKRRWGSVYVIATK; this is encoded by the coding sequence ATGAGTTACTTCGGCTTGCCCTCCGTCGACCTCCTCGGCGAGCAGATCGACGCCCTACTGAGCGACCCCTCCACCACCCACGGCCTGGCCCGAGCACTCCGCCACACAGCCAAGGAGATCGAACTCCACCGCTACCACCACGCCAGCCAGCGGGCTTGGCCCGACGGCCGCATCAACCGGAAGCCCTCCAAGGTCCAGATCGGCGGCGGAACCCACCGCATCGAGGGCTTCTTCAACATCGACGCCGTCCCGCCGGCGGACCTGCTCTGGGATGTCCGCGAAGGCATCCCCCTGAACGACGACACCGTCGAGCTGATCTTCTCCGAGCACTTCCTGGAGCACATCGACTACCCCCGCTCCGCCAAGAACTACGTCCGCGAGGCCCACCACGCACTCACACCGGGCGGCAAGATCATCACCGGCGTCCCCGACGCCGCCTTCGCCCTCAGCCAGTACCCCGGGCCACTGAACCCCGCCGACGAGATGCTCGAACGCTGGTACGCCAAGCGCAACTGCCGCAACGACATCAACACCCGGCTCGACCTCGTCAACCTCGTCTTCCGCGACCAGGACGACGATCCCAAGTACACCCCGCACCTCTGGGCCTACGACTACGAGAAGCTCGTCCAGCTCTTCACCGAGGCCGGCTTCACCACCGTGGAGCCGTGGACCTTCGACCCCACGATCGCCAACCCGAAGCGCCGTTGGGGAAGCGTGTACGTCATCGCCACGAAGTAG
- a CDS encoding relaxase/mobilization nuclease domain-containing protein yields MIAAIKAPGANTRGLLAYLYGRGTHDEHFDPHIVAGFATLGMPDPGRDENATLTELARHLDEPVRLRNSEFGKKITDHVWHCPVRAAPEDRYLSDAEWGEIAQRIVEAAGIAPAGDDLACRWIAVRHADDHIHILATTVREDGRRPKLHDSGIRVGDACREIEKDYGLRQLKKGDRTGTRRPTQAEMHKAERLGWEQTSPEWLQGRIRAAIPHVTNAEEFIAYLEADGIEVQVRRGPSGDLLGYAVGRPGDLNEQGEQIFHPGGKISPDLSLPKIQGRLESSRPEEHPTARRNQPDTPWHQATGALDTLHTDLTDDVRAQAHITALGELIEATAQKAPADLRTELRAASKAFARAQRSQIRAEDRAAHALRSAARDIANTATGPDGSALAALVSALVWAAIVAGRWHEAKGHAHQSDATRQALQHLQAAADQALVPVLAELEPRPPREQAQRVLASDIRAAVPDHADRILSDPAWPALATVLADAEARGHKPHQLLKEAAAQRELTSARQPARVLITRIQHTSRNPAPNRRAEAARSRSTMATDITSRQVQAPQPVAATPAPTSQQHQRR; encoded by the coding sequence ATGATCGCCGCCATCAAGGCGCCCGGCGCCAACACCCGTGGTCTGCTGGCCTACCTCTACGGCCGGGGCACCCACGACGAACACTTCGACCCGCACATCGTCGCCGGCTTCGCCACGCTTGGCATGCCCGACCCCGGCCGTGACGAGAACGCCACCTTGACCGAACTCGCCCGCCACCTCGACGAGCCCGTCCGTCTGCGCAACAGCGAGTTCGGCAAGAAGATCACCGATCACGTCTGGCACTGCCCTGTCCGCGCCGCACCCGAGGACCGCTACCTCTCCGACGCCGAATGGGGCGAGATCGCCCAGCGCATCGTCGAGGCTGCCGGTATCGCTCCGGCCGGCGACGATCTGGCCTGCCGCTGGATCGCCGTTCGCCACGCGGACGACCACATCCACATCCTGGCTACCACCGTCCGCGAAGACGGCCGACGCCCCAAACTCCACGACAGCGGCATCCGCGTCGGCGACGCATGCCGCGAGATCGAGAAGGACTATGGACTGCGGCAGTTGAAGAAGGGCGACCGGACCGGCACCCGTCGGCCTACCCAGGCCGAGATGCACAAGGCCGAACGGCTCGGCTGGGAGCAGACGAGTCCGGAGTGGCTCCAGGGTCGCATTCGTGCCGCCATTCCCCATGTGACCAATGCAGAGGAATTCATCGCCTACCTCGAAGCCGACGGCATCGAGGTGCAGGTCCGGCGCGGCCCGTCAGGAGACCTACTGGGATATGCCGTTGGCCGCCCCGGCGACCTCAACGAGCAGGGTGAGCAGATCTTCCACCCCGGCGGAAAGATCTCCCCCGACCTCTCCCTGCCCAAGATCCAGGGCCGCCTTGAATCCAGCCGGCCGGAAGAGCACCCCACCGCCCGCCGCAACCAGCCGGACACCCCCTGGCACCAAGCCACCGGCGCCCTCGACACCCTCCACACCGATCTCACAGACGACGTACGAGCCCAGGCACACATCACCGCCCTCGGCGAACTGATCGAGGCCACCGCGCAGAAAGCCCCCGCCGACCTGCGCACCGAACTCCGGGCTGCCTCGAAGGCTTTCGCTCGCGCCCAGCGCTCCCAGATCCGGGCGGAGGACCGAGCCGCCCATGCCCTGCGGTCCGCGGCACGCGATATCGCCAACACAGCTACCGGCCCCGACGGCAGCGCCCTCGCCGCCCTGGTCTCAGCGCTCGTCTGGGCGGCGATCGTCGCCGGACGCTGGCATGAGGCCAAGGGCCACGCGCACCAGTCCGATGCCACCCGCCAAGCCCTCCAGCACCTCCAGGCCGCTGCCGACCAAGCTCTCGTCCCCGTGCTCGCTGAACTTGAACCCCGCCCGCCCAGGGAGCAGGCCCAGCGCGTGCTCGCCAGCGACATACGGGCGGCCGTCCCCGACCACGCCGATCGCATCCTCTCCGACCCCGCCTGGCCGGCTCTGGCCACCGTCCTCGCCGACGCCGAAGCCCGCGGCCACAAACCGCACCAACTGCTCAAGGAGGCCGCCGCCCAACGTGAACTGACCAGCGCCCGCCAACCCGCTCGGGTCCTGATCACCCGCATCCAGCACACCAGCCGCAACCCCGCCCCCAACCGCCGCGCCGAAGCCGCCCGCAGCCGTTCAACCATGGCGACAGACATCACTTCCCGGCAGGTCCAGGCCCCGCAGCCCGTAGCGGCCACGCCAGCCCCCACCAGCCAGCAGCACCAACGTCGCTGA
- a CDS encoding MobC family plasmid mobilization relaxosome protein translates to MAETAQRQGAQDQEVGAEGGPDLDTLHAVQSEILRPSRAAETAAGEPAVKSAQPTIRRFTGTKRTVRVGPMLFTDDEETRLQETAIEHGYKGKSGFAADVVLAFITGRFTANLPLSEDRRRTHIFRAQVLRQLNRIGVNVNQIARALNSDLTPPDLRQRLDELHDLLELIAEALRQPADVTEDLAA, encoded by the coding sequence GTGGCGGAGACGGCCCAGCGCCAGGGGGCGCAGGACCAGGAGGTCGGGGCCGAGGGTGGCCCCGACCTGGACACGCTCCACGCCGTCCAGAGCGAGATCCTTCGCCCCTCCCGCGCTGCCGAGACCGCCGCCGGCGAGCCCGCCGTGAAGAGTGCCCAGCCCACGATCCGCCGCTTCACCGGCACCAAACGCACCGTTCGTGTCGGCCCCATGCTCTTCACCGATGACGAGGAAACCCGTCTCCAGGAGACGGCCATCGAGCACGGCTATAAGGGCAAGTCCGGCTTCGCCGCCGACGTCGTCCTCGCCTTCATCACCGGTCGGTTCACCGCGAACCTTCCCCTGTCTGAGGACCGCCGCCGCACGCACATCTTCCGCGCCCAGGTCCTACGTCAGCTCAACCGCATCGGCGTCAACGTCAACCAGATCGCCCGCGCCCTCAACAGCGATCTCACCCCGCCCGACCTGCGTCAGCGCCTCGACGAACTCCACGACCTACTTGAGTTGATCGCCGAGGCTCTGCGTCAGCCCGCCGACGTGACGGAGGACCTCGCCGCATGA
- a CDS encoding DUF2637 domain-containing protein, translating to MSTTAAPALKHPSATRATAWDRAAIVALGGAGCALSYDALQQMAIAIHIRGFLTYLFPLVIDGFIAYGVRALLVLRTAPFRARLYVWTLFGTATAASIWANALHAIRLNQQGATGELHLGDATVGVLSTIAPLALAGAVHLHILVTREASDDGTPEPVAAVQEAGVQSAGVQEAKHRGGRPADATLDKLVEVGRIAAAEQGRLSRAVVLKAVRDKGLKVGGERLTEVMNILRTELEAAADTGSDSG from the coding sequence TTGTCCACCACCGCAGCTCCAGCGCTCAAGCACCCGTCGGCAACACGGGCGACGGCCTGGGACCGCGCCGCGATCGTCGCCCTCGGCGGCGCCGGCTGCGCCCTGTCCTACGACGCCCTCCAGCAGATGGCCATCGCCATACACATCCGCGGATTCCTCACCTACCTGTTCCCCCTCGTGATCGACGGCTTCATCGCCTACGGCGTCCGCGCCCTCCTCGTCCTGCGCACCGCCCCGTTCCGGGCCCGCCTCTACGTGTGGACGCTCTTCGGTACCGCCACCGCCGCGAGCATCTGGGCCAACGCCCTCCATGCCATCCGCCTCAACCAGCAGGGCGCCACGGGCGAACTGCACTTGGGAGACGCCACCGTCGGTGTCCTGTCCACCATCGCCCCGCTCGCCCTCGCCGGAGCCGTCCATCTCCACATCCTCGTCACCCGCGAAGCCTCCGACGATGGCACGCCGGAACCGGTCGCCGCGGTTCAGGAGGCCGGGGTTCAGAGCGCGGGGGTTCAGGAGGCCAAGCACCGAGGCGGCCGTCCGGCCGACGCCACCCTGGACAAGCTCGTGGAGGTCGGGCGCATCGCCGCCGCCGAGCAGGGACGACTCTCCCGCGCGGTCGTCCTGAAAGCCGTGCGGGACAAGGGCCTCAAGGTCGGCGGCGAACGACTGACCGAGGTCATGAACATCCTGCGGACCGAACTCGAAGCCGCCGCTGACACCGGTTCGGACAGCGGCTGA
- a CDS encoding YjbQ family protein gives MAGTFTTRTLDIATGATETMHDLTNACSAFLREVAHGRNGLLNVFTPDATSGLAIIETGAGSDDDLLAALRDILPADGRWRDRHGGPGHGSGHVLPALVPPHATLPVVDGELELGTSQSVVLVNTDRDSPERQVRLSFLG, from the coding sequence ATGGCTGGCACCTTCACCACACGCACCCTCGACATTGCAACCGGCGCCACGGAGACCATGCACGACCTGACGAACGCATGCTCCGCGTTCCTCCGGGAGGTCGCTCACGGGCGAAACGGACTGCTGAACGTCTTCACCCCCGACGCGACGTCCGGCCTGGCCATCATCGAGACCGGCGCGGGCAGTGACGATGACCTGCTGGCGGCGCTTCGCGACATTCTTCCCGCGGACGGCCGTTGGCGGGACCGCCACGGCGGTCCCGGCCACGGCAGCGGCCACGTACTCCCGGCTCTGGTCCCGCCACACGCCACGTTGCCCGTAGTCGACGGTGAGCTGGAGCTGGGGACCTCGCAGTCCGTCGTACTGGTGAACACCGACCGGGACAGCCCCGAACGCCAAGTCCGGCTGTCCTTCCTCGGATGA
- a CDS encoding nucleoside-diphosphate kinase has protein sequence MAEDQEHPVERTLVLLKPDALVRGLAGRIITRFEEAALKIVGTKMKWMDEEFTRRHYFDLEERLGSEVYRVTSTFMQQGPVIALVLEGFDAIATVRKIVGSTYPNQAPAGTVRGDFSHYSAAGSIASGKAVANLVHASGNKEEAQQELELWFDKDELHDYKTLAEIYTY, from the coding sequence ATGGCTGAGGATCAGGAACACCCCGTTGAGCGCACGCTCGTCCTGCTCAAGCCCGATGCGCTGGTGCGTGGTCTGGCGGGAAGGATCATCACCCGTTTCGAGGAAGCCGCGCTGAAGATCGTCGGCACCAAGATGAAGTGGATGGACGAGGAGTTCACCCGGCGCCACTACTTCGATCTTGAGGAGCGGCTGGGGTCGGAGGTCTACCGCGTCACGTCGACGTTCATGCAGCAGGGGCCGGTCATCGCGCTGGTGCTGGAAGGGTTCGACGCCATCGCCACGGTGCGGAAGATTGTCGGCAGCACGTACCCGAACCAGGCGCCGGCGGGGACGGTGCGAGGCGACTTCTCGCACTACAGCGCCGCGGGCAGCATCGCCTCGGGCAAGGCCGTGGCGAACCTCGTGCACGCCTCCGGCAACAAGGAGGAAGCGCAGCAGGAGCTTGAGCTGTGGTTCGACAAGGACGAGCTGCACGACTACAAGACCCTCGCGGAGATCTACACCTACTAG
- a CDS encoding PP2C family protein-serine/threonine phosphatase encodes MAAGEREADTGAVDRSEGFGERLLGVLLDRAHEMPPQLIAPLVAEEVARVGGRHVSILLQDYAQLLLVPLPGRRLTVGRPELIDDSHAGTAFLCGAPVEVSQDDGVRMYLPLLDGSDQVGVLALTMDTVDDDDRRLLRRLTGLVADMLVTKHSYTDQFFLARRREPMSVAAEIQWSLLPPLAMSVPQVAVAGILEPAYNVAGDSFDYALNEDILHVAMVDAMGHGLDAATMATVAIGAYRHARRAEVGLSEIYAFMDRAIAEQFGPDHFVTAQMMRLNITTGHLQWVNAGHPAPLLIRNRQVVRQLESPTTLPVGFGGEEPQISEQMLQRGDRVLCFTDGLIEEHEAGEEQFGEEQLIHWVNRIEHSGKGPRAVVRSLSHTLKQERGGSTSDDATLFLIEWRGGAADHLAVLE; translated from the coding sequence ATGGCGGCAGGTGAGCGGGAGGCGGACACGGGCGCCGTGGACCGGTCGGAAGGGTTCGGCGAGCGACTGCTGGGGGTGCTGCTGGACCGGGCGCACGAGATGCCGCCGCAGTTGATCGCCCCGCTGGTCGCGGAAGAGGTGGCGAGGGTCGGCGGCCGTCACGTCTCGATCCTCCTCCAGGACTATGCGCAGTTGCTGCTGGTGCCGCTGCCAGGTAGGCGGCTGACCGTCGGCCGGCCCGAGCTGATCGATGACTCGCACGCGGGCACGGCCTTCCTGTGCGGGGCCCCTGTCGAGGTATCGCAGGACGACGGCGTTCGGATGTATCTGCCGTTGCTGGACGGCAGCGACCAGGTGGGTGTGCTGGCTCTCACCATGGACACCGTCGATGACGATGACCGGCGCTTGCTGCGCAGACTCACCGGCCTCGTCGCCGACATGCTGGTCACCAAGCACAGCTACACCGACCAGTTCTTCCTCGCCCGGCGCCGCGAACCGATGAGCGTGGCCGCGGAGATCCAGTGGTCCCTGCTGCCGCCGCTGGCGATGTCCGTCCCGCAGGTCGCGGTGGCGGGAATCCTGGAGCCCGCCTACAACGTGGCAGGCGACAGCTTCGACTACGCCCTCAACGAGGACATCCTGCATGTGGCCATGGTCGATGCGATGGGCCACGGCCTGGATGCCGCCACCATGGCGACCGTCGCCATCGGCGCCTACCGGCACGCCAGACGCGCCGAAGTCGGTCTGTCCGAGATCTACGCGTTCATGGACCGGGCCATCGCCGAGCAATTCGGACCCGACCACTTCGTCACCGCGCAGATGATGCGCCTCAACATCACAACGGGCCATCTGCAGTGGGTCAACGCGGGCCACCCCGCACCGCTGCTGATCCGCAACCGCCAGGTCGTCCGGCAACTGGAGAGCCCGACCACCTTGCCGGTCGGCTTCGGTGGTGAAGAGCCCCAGATCAGCGAGCAGATGCTCCAACGCGGCGACCGGGTGCTGTGCTTCACCGACGGCCTGATCGAGGAGCACGAAGCCGGCGAAGAGCAGTTCGGCGAGGAACAACTCATCCACTGGGTCAACCGCATCGAGCACTCAGGGAAGGGGCCGCGGGCGGTGGTGCGCTCGCTCTCCCACACCCTGAAACAGGAGCGGGGCGGGAGCACCAGCGACGACGCAACCCTCTTCCTGATCGAGTGGCGCGGGGGCGCCGCCGACCACCTCGCCGTCCTGGAGTGA
- a CDS encoding NUDIX hydrolase, translating into MTQQTADERPGIAAAIIVHEGRVLMVRRRISEGKLSWQFPAGEVEPGETREDAAVRETKEETGLNVSAVKLLGERVHPATGRLMSYTACEVLSGTAYVADTEELAEFAWVAHVQIPEYVPYGLFGPVQEYLDATLAS; encoded by the coding sequence GTGACGCAGCAGACAGCCGATGAGCGACCCGGCATTGCAGCGGCCATCATCGTTCACGAGGGACGCGTTCTGATGGTCCGGCGCCGGATCAGTGAGGGGAAGCTCTCCTGGCAGTTCCCTGCTGGCGAAGTCGAGCCCGGCGAAACCCGCGAGGATGCCGCCGTGCGGGAGACCAAGGAGGAGACCGGACTCAACGTCTCCGCCGTCAAGCTGCTGGGCGAGCGCGTCCACCCGGCAACGGGCAGGCTGATGTCCTACACCGCCTGCGAAGTGCTCAGCGGAACCGCGTATGTCGCGGACACTGAGGAACTGGCCGAGTTTGCCTGGGTGGCTCACGTCCAGATCCCCGAGTACGTCCCGTACGGCTTGTTCGGGCCGGTGCAGGAGTACCTGGACGCCACGCTCGCCAGCTAG
- a CDS encoding NUDIX hydrolase produces the protein MDVIELWNGRHACLLQSALRLTNEQFAARLGIAVRTVAAWHSDPAVVPRKEMQQLLDTVHEKAPPTARQRFALLVSAERGSSAPGPAGAQALRVAIAVVIRDSEVLLVCRRDDDATGLSWQFPAGVIKPGARAETATVRETLDETGVHCAIRQHLGNRLHPVTGVQCEYFLCEYLAGQATNSDAVENIDVMWVPRNAVTRFIPVDTIFPPVLAVLEEET, from the coding sequence GTGGACGTGATCGAACTCTGGAATGGCCGCCACGCCTGCCTGCTGCAGTCCGCCCTGCGCCTCACCAATGAACAGTTCGCGGCCCGGCTCGGCATCGCGGTACGGACCGTGGCGGCCTGGCACTCCGACCCGGCCGTAGTGCCGCGCAAGGAGATGCAACAGCTCCTCGACACCGTCCACGAGAAGGCCCCGCCAACGGCACGACAGCGGTTCGCGCTCCTGGTCTCCGCTGAACGCGGCTCGTCCGCACCGGGCCCAGCAGGTGCGCAGGCCCTGCGCGTTGCGATCGCCGTGGTGATACGTGACAGCGAGGTGCTGCTCGTCTGCCGACGAGACGATGACGCAACGGGCCTCAGCTGGCAGTTTCCGGCGGGCGTGATCAAACCAGGCGCCAGGGCCGAGACGGCGACCGTGCGGGAAACGCTGGACGAGACCGGTGTGCACTGCGCGATCCGGCAGCATCTCGGAAACCGCCTTCACCCGGTGACTGGCGTCCAGTGCGAATACTTCCTGTGCGAGTACCTCGCGGGCCAGGCCACCAACTCCGATGCTGTCGAGAACATCGATGTGATGTGGGTTCCCAGAAACGCGGTGACCCGTTTCATCCCCGTCGATACGATCTTTCCACCCGTGCTTGCCGTCCTGGAGGAGGAGACGTGA
- a CDS encoding DnaB-like helicase N-terminal domain-containing protein yields MQHDADAEMAVLGACMFQSEVIDRIRQVLEPGDFFQPAHTTIWHALLQLRKEGAPTDAIALSHQLTSTGDLTRVGGPPYLHTVASAASVGSGAEYYADIVRHHADLRVLQATAVRVLQGATAPGADPAEVRSLLTASLSEAADRARRSSGGRLQRYATDGWSFVTDTPASTAPVWGTPGKTAWASGESLMLVGPPGVGKSTIAQQIVLARLGLLAQVLDMPVQQGEKVLYIAADRPSQLARAFTRVVDPAHQDILRQRLVFWSGPLPASLNAEPQLLTELAAEHGADTVVIDSLKDVVGKLTDDEAGLAYNNARQQLLRDGIELLELHHQRKQGPDASRNQRPVLDQVYGSAWFTAGAGSVLFLNGAAGDPVVQLHHLKTVDDEIGPLPVIHDHPRGTSHVDTSLDPLTLLRQAGTHGLTARQLATQTTGEANPRPADLAKARRRLEALTKSGHAVQETGAGGGAGGGQATRWTAATRHISAVS; encoded by the coding sequence ATGCAGCACGACGCCGACGCCGAGATGGCCGTGCTCGGGGCGTGCATGTTCCAGAGCGAGGTCATCGACCGGATCCGCCAGGTCCTGGAGCCGGGAGACTTCTTCCAGCCAGCGCACACCACGATCTGGCACGCATTGCTGCAGCTACGGAAGGAGGGCGCGCCCACCGACGCGATCGCCCTCTCCCACCAGCTGACGTCCACGGGCGATCTCACCCGCGTCGGCGGCCCCCCGTACCTGCACACCGTGGCCTCCGCGGCATCGGTGGGCTCCGGCGCCGAGTACTACGCCGACATCGTGCGCCACCACGCCGACCTGCGGGTCCTACAAGCCACAGCGGTGCGTGTCCTGCAGGGCGCCACCGCACCAGGAGCGGACCCAGCAGAAGTTCGCAGCCTGCTGACAGCCTCGCTGAGCGAGGCAGCCGACCGCGCCCGCCGCAGCTCGGGCGGACGGCTTCAGCGCTACGCCACCGATGGCTGGTCCTTCGTCACCGACACCCCCGCCAGTACGGCCCCCGTCTGGGGCACGCCGGGGAAGACGGCCTGGGCGTCGGGCGAGAGCCTGATGCTGGTCGGCCCGCCGGGAGTCGGGAAGTCCACCATCGCCCAGCAAATCGTCCTCGCCCGCCTCGGCCTGCTCGCCCAAGTCCTGGACATGCCCGTACAGCAGGGCGAGAAGGTCCTCTACATCGCCGCGGACCGGCCCAGCCAGCTCGCCCGCGCCTTCACCCGCGTCGTGGACCCAGCCCACCAGGACATCCTTCGGCAGCGCCTGGTCTTCTGGTCCGGCCCGCTGCCCGCGTCTCTCAACGCCGAGCCGCAGCTGCTCACCGAGCTGGCCGCCGAACACGGCGCGGACACCGTGGTGATCGACAGCCTCAAGGACGTGGTCGGCAAGCTCACCGATGACGAAGCCGGGCTCGCCTACAACAACGCCCGCCAGCAACTGCTGCGCGACGGCATCGAACTGCTCGAACTGCACCACCAGCGCAAGCAAGGCCCCGACGCCTCGCGCAACCAACGCCCCGTGCTGGACCAGGTCTACGGGTCGGCGTGGTTCACCGCCGGAGCGGGAAGCGTCCTCTTCCTCAACGGCGCGGCCGGCGACCCGGTGGTCCAGCTCCACCACCTCAAGACCGTCGACGACGAGATCGGCCCCCTGCCGGTCATCCACGACCACCCCCGTGGCACCTCCCACGTCGACACCAGCCTCGACCCGCTCACCCTGCTGCGCCAGGCAGGCACTCACGGGCTCACCGCCCGCCAACTCGCCACGCAGACAACCGGTGAAGCCAACCCCCGCCCCGCGGACCTCGCCAAAGCGAGGCGCCGCCTGGAAGCCCTCACCAAGAGCGGACACGCCGTCCAGGAGACCGGCGCCGGAGGCGGGGCAGGCGGAGGCCAGGCCACCCGCTGGACCGCCGCCACCCGCCACATCAGCGCCGTCTCCTAA
- a CDS encoding ATP-binding protein — MRLHSQSFLLVRDPTSVPISRRRLQGLVKEWGLRLDESSDTALTVITSELVTNAVRHGTSTVLTITVSANLSRRRILVEVYDGSLVLPVPHWADSEDESGRGMALIDRLSLCHGAEHTTCGKCVWAEIAMPPQRVIRQRLILRPRRAARAIARRLGPARKPLTTVRAGSRAGHGRHSSAVTRISSALRPDREHPAQIRDTREALRGS, encoded by the coding sequence ATGCGCCTTCACAGCCAAAGTTTCCTTCTGGTCCGCGATCCGACCTCGGTGCCGATCAGCCGTCGCCGTCTCCAGGGTCTGGTGAAAGAGTGGGGGCTCCGCCTCGACGAGTCCTCCGATACCGCACTGACCGTCATCACCTCGGAACTGGTCACCAACGCGGTGCGGCACGGCACCAGCACGGTGCTCACCATCACGGTGTCCGCCAACCTCAGCCGACGGCGAATCCTCGTCGAGGTCTACGATGGTTCGCTCGTCCTCCCTGTTCCGCACTGGGCGGATTCGGAGGACGAGTCCGGGCGCGGTATGGCACTCATCGACCGCCTGTCCCTCTGCCACGGGGCCGAGCACACCACCTGCGGCAAATGCGTCTGGGCCGAGATCGCCATGCCCCCACAGCGAGTCATCCGTCAACGGCTCATTCTCCGCCCCCGACGGGCCGCCAGAGCTATCGCCCGCCGTTTGGGCCCAGCCCGCAAGCCCCTGACGACCGTACGCGCAGGAAGCCGTGCTGGTCACGGGCGCCATTCGTCGGCTGTTACGCGCATATCCTCAGCCCTGCGGCCTGATCGCGAGCACCCGGCGCAGATCCGTGACACCCGGGAGGCCCTCCGTGGCAGCTGA
- a CDS encoding DUF5994 family protein, with translation MTTTIAYTPAVEDRTASLPLRLVLAPAGSAPALLDGAWWPRSRDLAAELPALTAVLDPLWGRITHATVNPTFWPVIPRKVPVDGHVVGVGWFKAEQDPHKLLLFSYTVGRWDLLVIPPETSPATAARLMAEAADPRCTLTASALMDEAEQRRIAEEMELSLVSVWDSEGGHGASLPTSRSPAQAAIAQVPDATKGA, from the coding sequence ATGACCACGACCATTGCGTATACGCCGGCGGTCGAAGACCGGACCGCTTCGCTGCCCCTGCGACTCGTGCTGGCGCCGGCCGGCAGTGCTCCGGCTCTGCTCGACGGTGCGTGGTGGCCCCGCTCCCGTGACCTCGCGGCGGAACTGCCCGCACTGACGGCCGTCCTCGACCCACTGTGGGGGCGAATCACCCATGCCACGGTGAACCCCACGTTCTGGCCGGTCATCCCACGGAAGGTGCCCGTCGACGGGCATGTGGTGGGTGTCGGCTGGTTCAAGGCCGAGCAAGATCCCCACAAGTTGCTGCTGTTCTCCTACACCGTCGGCCGTTGGGACCTCCTGGTGATCCCTCCGGAGACCAGCCCCGCCACGGCCGCCCGGCTCATGGCCGAGGCCGCCGATCCGCGGTGCACCCTCACCGCGAGCGCCCTGATGGACGAAGCGGAGCAACGCCGGATCGCGGAGGAGATGGAACTGTCCCTGGTCTCGGTCTGGGACTCCGAAGGCGGCCATGGCGCAAGCCTGCCGACCTCACGTTCGCCCGCCCAAGCAGCCATTGCCCAGGTACCAGATGCCACGAAAGGTGCCTGA